CTCCAAGATAAGGAGAAAGCCAAACCCAAGATGCCCAACCAGATAAAACCGGATAAAGAACAGATCATTCTCAACTATATAATAGCGTATCCTACTCATGGACCCAGAAGGATTGCCAATGAACTAAGCCAGCAAGAAATTATCATCAGTGATACCGGTGTCTATAAGTTCTTGAGAAGAAAAAGCCTGAATCGTCGTCTTGACCGGCTCTTCTATGCTCAAGAGAAATCAGATAATCCGGTGGTCACCGAAAGGTATCTAAGAGAGATAGAAAAGAGACAAAAGGTACATATCAGTGCCTTTTATCCCGGTTATCTCTTCTGTCAGGATACCTTCTATGTCGGTACCATTAAGGGTCTAGGTAGAATCTATCAGCAGACTGGCATCGATGCTTATGCGGGCTTTGGTTTTGCCAAGGTCTACACCGATAAGATGGCCATAAGTGCGATTGATTTCATGGAAACAAAAGTATTGCCAATATATGGAGAGTTTCATATACCTCTGGATAGAATCTTGACCGATAACGGCAAGGAATATAGTACCCATTGGGCAAATGGCAAACATGAATACGAGACATACTTAGAAATACATGGCATTAGACATACCAGGATTAAACCGAGGATGCCTCAAAGCAATGGGATGGTAGAAAGATTCAATCGTACCCTACTGGAAGAGTTCTACCAGATAGCCATGATCAAGAAGGTCTATTCCTCTTTATCCGAGTTACAGGATGATCTGGATCAGTTTATCACTTATTATAATTTTAAAAGAACCAATCAGGGTTACAGGTTAAAGGGTAAAATCCCTTACCAGAAATTCTTTGATGGTAAGCGAAAATATGCTTTACCCGAACCCTTATAGATAGTATTATATTTCTATAGGGAAGAGCACAAAGTGTAAACACCACTTGAAAGTAATACACATAATATAAAAAATAAGATAATAAATGAAAAGAAAATATATTTTGATATTTTTCAGAAGAATAGCAGGAAAAAAAGTCTTGGTGGAGAATACTATAAAAAAAGAGAGGAAATACAAATGGAATTAAAGAAAGTGAGAATGGAATTCCCTGAAGATGCCAATATAATTATTGGCCAAACTCATTTTATTAAAACCGCGGAAGACCTCTATGAAGTAATGGTTAATTCGGTACCGAATATAAAATTTGGTCTGGCTTTTAATGAGGCTTCAGGTCCATGTCTGGTAAGAGCAGAAGGAAATGATTCCCAATTGAAAGCTCTAGCTATAAAAAATGTAAATGATATTGGAGCAGGACATGTTTTTGTCATTGTTTTAAAAGACGCTTTTCCTATCAATGTATTAAATGCCATAAAAAATTGCCCTGAGATCTGTTCTATCTTCTGTGCTACTGCTAACCCGGTAGAAATAATTATTGCTCAAACCGATTTGGGTAGAGGGGTATTGGGAGTTATTGATGGAAACTCACCAAAAAATATAGAGACAGACAAAGATGTTCGGGAGCGAAAAGAATTTCTGAGAATGATTGGATATAAGCTTTAAATTTTAAATATAGTATATAGTATCGAGTGAAGAAAAAAATAAAAGGCGGAAGTCGAAGATAATAGTATCGTGCATAGTTTTTGGTGAGTAGAGTGATTGATAATGTTTAATAAGTGACGAGTGATGGTAGGGGTTCGATTCATCGAACCTCTAATGAACAACCAAATAATGAGTTGCCACGCTTCGATAAATTGAAGCTATGACTATATACTAACGACTAACGACTAATTTAATTGGGAGATTGGCCAATTGGTAAATTGGTGAATTATATTATAAAAGGAGTGAATTTACTATGAGCAAAAAACTTTATAGGTCAAGAAAAGATTATATGATTGGTGGTGTATGTGGAGGGATTGCTGAGTATTTTGAAATCGATTCTACTTTAGTTCGGTTATTGGCAGTATTAGCTGTACTTATAGGAGGAGGAGGTATTGTAGCGTATATTATTGCCTGGATTATAATTCCCAAGAATCCCGATCAGGTTTCTGATGAGACTTTTGAAGCGAGAGAAAATATTAAAGAAAAAGTTAAAAAGGGTGCAAAGAATGTGATTGAAGAGGTTAAAGAACATTTTGAGTCAGAAGAACCTTCTCACAGATCAGATAAAAATAGGAGGATTTTAGGAGGCATAATTATCGTAACAATAGGTTTAATCTTTTTGTTGAACGGTTTTTTCCCCTGGGTAGGCTGGAATAAACTATGGCCGATAATTTTAATTGCCGTAGGTATAATTATGATGGTCCATGCTTTTAAGAAAAAAGATTAAATAGTGATGTTATTAAATGAAAGAATAAAAGAATTGGGAGAAGAAATTGGTATAGATATCATCAGAATTACTCATACTGAAAGCTTTCCGGAAGCAGAGAAGCATATTATTGAAAATATAGAAAAAGGTTATATTCCTAAAAATGATTTCTACACCTCTAAAAATAATTCCTCAATTAACAATCAACTAAATCTGAATAAAATTCGCAAAAGATGTAACCCTAAGAGTATTCTAAAAAAAGCGAAATCTATAATTAGCGTTGCTCAGTGTTATTTAATAGAGGAGACAAAAAATATTCAGGATAAAGGTCAACCTTTGGGCGAAATTGCAAAATATGACATCGCTAATTTTTATTATGATGTAAAATTAAGACTAAAAAAAATAGTTGACCTCATAGTCCAAGAGACTGACTTTAAATATAAATCAAAAAATAAGTCTTGCTATATATCTTTAGTAGAAAAACCGATTGCTCAGAGAGCCGGATTAGGCTGGTATGGGAAAAACGGAATAATTATTACCGAAAGATTTGGTTCGTGGGTAGTTTTGGGAGAAATAATAACTGAATTAGAATTGGAAATAGATAATTCACTTCAACGAGATTGTGGTAATTGTACGATATGTATAGATCAATGTCCGACTAAGGCACTTATTTTCCCTTACGTAATTGATCGAACTAAATGCCTTCAGTTTATTTCGGAAAGGTCAATGAATGTGCCCTTGGTTTTTCGGGAAAAATGGAGAAATAGACTGTATGGCTGTACAACTTGCCAGGAAGTTTGTCCACAAAACCGTAAAGTAAAACCTAAAAAATATAAACCGGAATTTGGATACATCGGTTCTAAAATTCCCTTAATACCCTTATTGCAATTTACTGAAGAGGAATTTCAGCACTATTTCTCTTTTAATCAGATTGCTATGAGACCAAAAGAAGCAATTAAAAGAAATGCTGTCTTAGCTTTGGGAAACATTGGTGATCCTCGGGCTGTTATTCCCTTGATTAAAGTTTTAAGGGAAGAAGATAACCCAATGTTAAGAGGACATACCGCTTGGGCTTTGGGAAAAATTGGAGGAGAAAAAGCAAAACTGGCTTTAGAAAAAGTTCTAAAGAATGAGGAAGATAGAGAAGTAAGGGAAGAAATTATAAATGCCTTGGAGATGTTTTAATAGTAATAAGCAAATGTAGGGACTTGATTCATCAAAACCGTCTTGGGTCGAATAAATCCGACCACTACAAAAAATCTATAAACATATACAGAATTTTTATTATATTTTATCTTTTAAAAAGAGATTAAGGGTAAAGTGGAATAAAGTTGTAAATTATTAAAGATAAGAATTTTAATTATAATACTATACGCTCTACGTTGCACACTATATGCTATTAAAGTTTTTCGGTTTTTGTTTTAAATTTTCAGTTTAACAAGATTTGCATTTTAGTAGGAA
The window above is part of the Candidatus Atribacteria bacterium genome. Proteins encoded here:
- a CDS encoding transposase, producing the protein MPNQIKPDKEQIILNYIIAYPTHGPRRIANELSQQEIIISDTGVYKFLRRKSLNRRLDRLFYAQEKSDNPVVTERYLREIEKRQKVHISAFYPGYLFCQDTFYVGTIKGLGRIYQQTGIDAYAGFGFAKVYTDKMAISAIDFMETKVLPIYGEFHIPLDRILTDNGKEYSTHWANGKHEYETYLEIHGIRHTRIKPRMPQSNGMVERFNRTLLEEFYQIAMIKKVYSSLSELQDDLDQFITYYNFKRTNQGYRLKGKIPYQKFFDGKRKYALPEPL
- a CDS encoding adenosine monophosphate-protein transferase, translated to MELKKVRMEFPEDANIIIGQTHFIKTAEDLYEVMVNSVPNIKFGLAFNEASGPCLVRAEGNDSQLKALAIKNVNDIGAGHVFVIVLKDAFPINVLNAIKNCPEICSIFCATANPVEIIIAQTDLGRGVLGVIDGNSPKNIETDKDVRERKEFLRMIGYKL
- a CDS encoding PspC domain-containing protein, which produces MSKKLYRSRKDYMIGGVCGGIAEYFEIDSTLVRLLAVLAVLIGGGGIVAYIIAWIIIPKNPDQVSDETFEARENIKEKVKKGAKNVIEEVKEHFESEEPSHRSDKNRRILGGIIIVTIGLIFLLNGFFPWVGWNKLWPIILIAVGIIMMVHAFKKKD
- the queG gene encoding tRNA epoxyqueuosine(34) reductase QueG; amino-acid sequence: MMLLNERIKELGEEIGIDIIRITHTESFPEAEKHIIENIEKGYIPKNDFYTSKNNSSINNQLNLNKIRKRCNPKSILKKAKSIISVAQCYLIEETKNIQDKGQPLGEIAKYDIANFYYDVKLRLKKIVDLIVQETDFKYKSKNKSCYISLVEKPIAQRAGLGWYGKNGIIITERFGSWVVLGEIITELELEIDNSLQRDCGNCTICIDQCPTKALIFPYVIDRTKCLQFISERSMNVPLVFREKWRNRLYGCTTCQEVCPQNRKVKPKKYKPEFGYIGSKIPLIPLLQFTEEEFQHYFSFNQIAMRPKEAIKRNAVLALGNIGDPRAVIPLIKVLREEDNPMLRGHTAWALGKIGGEKAKLALEKVLKNEEDREVREEIINALEMF